The following coding sequences are from one Actinomycetota bacterium window:
- a CDS encoding metallophosphoesterase encodes MGIELFRIAQISDLHCGDSRFEESLMLSAVQEINEVEPNVVVVCGDLTTAGYLDEFERAQNYIDMLRCPVKIIVAGNHDHRNLGYLHFENIFGTRYKTYDLQFGMASQDGLDERIKFVAVDSCKPDLNDGEIGREHYDWLKEEFAVESTFKVFILHHHLVSVPGTGRERNIVWDAGDVLARLRGAGVNLVFCGHKHVPYVWSVSNMLLINSGTASTYRTRGFTEPSYNIVEIFSGDVVVKTKVPGEDFTQEWSFPRYPVF; translated from the coding sequence ATGGGTATAGAGCTATTTAGAATCGCACAGATATCGGACCTCCATTGCGGCGACAGCCGCTTTGAGGAGAGCCTCATGCTCAGTGCTGTCCAGGAGATAAACGAGGTCGAGCCGAATGTCGTGGTCGTCTGTGGCGACCTGACGACCGCGGGCTATTTGGACGAGTTCGAGCGGGCGCAAAATTATATCGACATGCTGCGCTGCCCCGTCAAGATAATCGTCGCCGGCAATCACGACCACCGCAATCTCGGTTACCTCCACTTCGAAAACATCTTCGGCACCCGCTACAAGACCTACGACCTCCAATTCGGGATGGCGTCGCAGGATGGTTTAGACGAACGGATAAAGTTCGTCGCCGTCGATTCATGCAAGCCCGACCTCAACGACGGCGAGATAGGCCGCGAGCATTACGATTGGCTTAAGGAGGAATTCGCCGTCGAGAGCACTTTTAAGGTCTTCATCCTCCATCACCACCTGGTAAGCGTGCCCGGAACCGGTCGCGAGCGAAATATCGTATGGGATGCCGGCGATGTTCTGGCGCGCCTGCGCGGCGCCGGCGTAAACCTGGTCTTTTGCGGTCACAAGCACGTGCCGTACGTGTGGTCGGTATCGAACATGCTTCTTATAAACAGCGGCACCGCCTCGACCTATCGAACCCGCGGCTTTACGGAACCCTCCTATAATATCGTCGAGATATTCTCCGGCGATGTGGTGGTCAAGACAAAAGTCCCCGGTGAGGATTTTACCCAGGAATGGAGTTTTCCGCGATACCCCGTCTTTTAA
- a CDS encoding metal-sensitive transcriptional regulator: MTSYTADKEKILSRLKRIEGQLRGIQRMVNDEKYCVDILVQISSVLGATQRVGLIILDDHIKGCVREAMSSEDEDSAIQELMDVIQRFVKT; this comes from the coding sequence ATGACTTCATATACAGCCGACAAAGAAAAGATTTTATCAAGACTTAAGCGTATTGAGGGGCAACTCCGCGGTATCCAGCGGATGGTAAACGACGAAAAGTATTGCGTCGACATTCTGGTCCAGATATCGTCGGTTCTCGGCGCGACTCAGCGAGTAGGACTAATCATCCTTGACGACCACATCAAAGGCTGTGTGCGAGAGGCCATGTCGAGCGAGGACGAAGACTCGGCCATACAGGAACTGATGGATGTAATCCAGCGTTTTGTAAAGACCTAA
- a CDS encoding ABC transporter ATP-binding protein produces MSLVIANGVCKYYGNDEETRVHALRHVDFTIEPGEYIAVMGPSGSGKSTLLAILGAMNPPSEGALLVDGIDVYALSQEKRADFRREYLGFVFQQPQLIPYLTALENVMLPLVVSDVKDKKGRAARMLEKVGLGDKARRLPSELSGGEQSRVAIARAIVNDPPMLLADEPTGSLDSKTGSEILDLFQALHADGQTIIMVTHNPDSIRDTGRLIELRDGVIVSDAATGAVLRAPSGVGTGDRDAV; encoded by the coding sequence ATGTCGCTGGTGATAGCGAACGGGGTCTGCAAGTATTATGGGAACGATGAGGAGACGAGAGTCCATGCGTTGCGGCACGTCGATTTTACAATCGAGCCGGGCGAGTATATCGCGGTCATGGGCCCATCGGGGAGCGGAAAGAGCACGTTGCTGGCGATCTTGGGTGCGATGAACCCGCCGAGTGAGGGCGCGCTCCTCGTCGACGGTATCGACGTCTACGCGCTATCGCAGGAGAAACGGGCCGATTTCAGGCGCGAATACTTGGGATTCGTCTTTCAGCAGCCACAGCTCATACCGTATCTTACGGCGCTCGAAAACGTGATGCTGCCGTTGGTCGTGTCCGACGTCAAGGACAAGAAAGGGCGGGCGGCTCGGATGCTCGAAAAAGTCGGCCTCGGGGACAAAGCAAGACGGTTGCCGTCGGAGCTTTCCGGAGGCGAGCAAAGCCGTGTCGCCATCGCGCGCGCTATCGTAAACGACCCGCCTATGCTCCTCGCCGACGAGCCGACGGGCAGTCTCGACAGCAAGACCGGTTCCGAGATTCTCGACCTCTTTCAAGCCTTGCACGCGGACGGCCAAACCATAATAATGGTCACGCACAATCCCGACTCGATTCGCGATACCGGTCGTTTGATAGAGTTGAGAGATGGTGTCATAGTGAGTGACGCGGCGACCGGGGCGGTGTTGCGCGCTCCAAGCGGAGTCGGCACAGGCGACCGCGACGCAGTTTAG
- a CDS encoding ABC transporter permease: MRLHTIAFKNLARRKGKATLVVVGLAVGIATMVSIVTLMLAFEKSIDTQLDAYGFNIVVYPASSSLSLNYGGMNISGVDTFEVETLTEADLGKARRIRSADHIMAISPKVLQAIEVKNKKALLVGVDFDEEFQVKKWWKVTGHKPSSKDQVILGSDAAKSLRLKVGDSVKIGSQTFKVAGILHETGSQDDGLVFSDIELAQSLFGRGQELSLIEISARRSDQIDTVVAELEKALPGAEVSSIKQAVKYREEAMGSLVRFGLMVTAIIIMISGFIVFVTMTSSVNERKQEIGVFRAMGYRKSSVARIILTEALAVSVVGGIVGYIVGFGATYALPRFVRGIELRVEAGSSVFLLALAIAVFVGLVSSAMPARRAANMDPSDALKSL; encoded by the coding sequence ATGAGATTACATACGATTGCTTTTAAGAATCTCGCGCGACGAAAAGGGAAGGCGACGCTGGTCGTCGTCGGGTTGGCCGTCGGTATCGCGACGATGGTCTCTATCGTCACCTTGATGCTCGCTTTCGAAAAGAGCATCGACACCCAGCTCGACGCGTACGGCTTCAATATCGTGGTTTACCCCGCCTCTTCGAGCCTCTCGCTAAATTACGGCGGCATGAATATCTCGGGCGTCGACACGTTCGAGGTCGAAACCTTGACCGAAGCGGACCTCGGGAAAGCGCGCCGGATTCGGAGTGCGGATCATATTATGGCCATATCGCCCAAGGTCTTACAGGCGATCGAGGTCAAGAATAAGAAGGCGCTCCTTGTCGGGGTCGATTTCGACGAGGAGTTTCAGGTTAAGAAGTGGTGGAAGGTCACGGGGCACAAACCTTCGTCGAAAGACCAGGTCATTCTCGGTTCGGATGCCGCAAAGAGCCTCCGCCTAAAAGTGGGCGATTCGGTGAAAATCGGCTCACAGACCTTTAAGGTGGCGGGTATTTTACATGAGACCGGAAGCCAAGATGACGGCCTGGTCTTTAGCGATATCGAATTGGCGCAGTCGCTCTTTGGCCGCGGTCAAGAGTTGAGCCTCATTGAAATATCGGCGCGGCGAAGCGACCAAATCGACACCGTCGTGGCCGAGTTGGAGAAGGCGCTTCCGGGTGCCGAGGTCTCCTCAATCAAGCAGGCGGTCAAATATCGGGAAGAGGCGATGGGCTCACTCGTCAGATTCGGGTTGATGGTGACGGCGATTATCATAATGATAAGCGGGTTTATAGTCTTTGTGACGATGACCTCATCGGTAAACGAACGCAAGCAAGAGATAGGCGTATTTCGGGCGATGGGGTACCGGAAGTCGAGCGTTGCCCGGATAATTCTAACCGAGGCGCTGGCGGTCAGCGTTGTCGGCGGTATTGTCGGCTATATTGTCGGTTTCGGCGCCACATACGCGTTGCCGCGGTTCGTGCGAGGTATCGAACTGCGGGTCGAGGCCGGTTCGTCGGTCTTTTTATTGGCGCTCGCGATAGCGGTCTTCGTCGGACTCGTCTCGAGCGCGATGCCGGCGCGCCGCGCGGCGAACATGGATCCGTCCGACGCGCTCAAAAGTCTTTAG
- a CDS encoding ABC transporter permease — MNFVRLYHITWKNIKTHPAKVALLVAGLAVGVAVIVGLYTVSRAMHMDLQDKIDEYGANMVITPKSESLPLTYAGVTVGGLQYGSHSLTEKDLEKIRTIEESANVKVVSPKLLGIVEVNGSKTMLAGVRFKDEFDLKKWWEIKQGVRPANDREILLGGKAARRLGAGAGDSLNISGEEFRVAGVLGQVGTEEDELIFIGMKQAQAILERPGEVSFAEVSAWCKDCPIDDIVEQVREKLPGAKVAAVRQAAETRDAVIGQFSLFSLILSVTMGIVAALVVFTNTLSAVRERRREIGVFRAVGYRRSHIALIVLLESAIVGLVAGVGGYLAGFSASGYIAPIATGMDVGVVFDPIVPAIAIGGVVVLSLLAGVYPATVAARLDPSEALNSIT; from the coding sequence GTGAATTTTGTGAGGCTCTACCACATAACGTGGAAGAATATAAAGACGCACCCCGCGAAGGTCGCGCTTTTGGTGGCCGGGCTCGCGGTCGGCGTAGCGGTCATCGTCGGATTATACACGGTCTCCAGAGCCATGCATATGGACCTGCAGGACAAAATCGACGAGTACGGAGCGAATATGGTCATTACGCCCAAGAGCGAGAGCTTGCCCCTCACATACGCGGGTGTGACCGTCGGCGGCTTGCAGTACGGCTCGCACTCGCTCACCGAGAAAGACCTCGAAAAGATCCGCACCATAGAGGAGAGCGCCAACGTAAAGGTCGTCTCGCCGAAACTCCTCGGCATAGTCGAGGTAAACGGGTCGAAGACGATGCTCGCCGGGGTTCGCTTCAAAGATGAGTTCGATCTTAAGAAGTGGTGGGAGATAAAGCAGGGCGTTCGTCCCGCCAACGACCGCGAGATCTTACTCGGCGGTAAAGCGGCGCGCAGACTCGGGGCAGGCGCCGGGGATAGCTTAAACATCTCCGGCGAAGAGTTTCGGGTCGCCGGTGTACTCGGACAGGTCGGCACGGAAGAAGACGAACTAATATTTATAGGCATGAAGCAGGCCCAGGCTATCCTTGAGCGGCCGGGCGAGGTCAGCTTCGCGGAGGTCTCGGCGTGGTGCAAAGATTGTCCCATTGATGACATAGTCGAGCAGGTAAGGGAGAAATTGCCGGGAGCCAAAGTCGCGGCGGTGCGCCAAGCCGCCGAGACGCGCGATGCCGTCATCGGCCAATTCAGCCTCTTCAGCCTGATACTCTCGGTGACGATGGGTATCGTTGCCGCGCTCGTAGTCTTTACGAACACGTTGAGCGCGGTTCGGGAGCGGCGCCGGGAAATAGGGGTCTTTCGCGCGGTCGGCTACCGCCGGTCTCACATCGCCCTCATAGTGCTCTTAGAATCGGCCATAGTCGGACTGGTCGCCGGAGTCGGCGGGTATCTCGCCGGTTTTTCGGCGTCGGGCTATATCGCGCCGATCGCCACCGGTATGGACGTCGGTGTCGTCTTCGACCCTATCGTCCCGGCTATTGCCATCGGCGGCGTAGTCGTTCTATCGTTGTTGGCAGGCGTGTATCCGGCGACAGTCGCCGCCCGCCTCGACCCGTCCGAGGCGTTAAACTCTATAACATAG